The DNA sequence GGAACAAGCGCAGCATCGGCCTGGACCTGGCCAAACCCGCCGGCCGCGAGCTGCTGGACCGCTTCGTCGCGAGCGTCGACGTCTTCCTCACGAGCTTCCTCGACGACGCGCGCGAGCGCCTGCATCTCACGTACGACGACCTCCGCCGCGTGAACCCGCGGCTCATCTATGCGCGCGGGCACGGGCAGGGGCAGCGCGGCCCCGACGCGCGCCGCGGCGGCTACGACGGCGTCTCGTTCTGGGCGCGCGGTGGGATCGCCGACCGGCTCTCCGCCACGGGCCAGCCCCACGTGACCCAGCGGCCGGCCTTCGGCGACTTCATCGGCGGCGCCTGCATCGCCGGCGGCGTCGCCGCCGCCCTCTTCCGGCGCGAGCGGACGGGCGAAGGCTGCGAGGTCGACGTCTCGCTCCTCGGCACGGCCGTGTGGGTGCTGTCGCCCGACATCACGGCCGCGCTGATGTACGGCTTCATGCTGCCGTCGTCCGGCGACATGCCGCGCGCGCCGAACCCGCTCGTCGGTCCGTACGTCTGCGCCGACGGCAAGCCGATCGTCCTCATGATGCTCCAGGTGGGCCGCTTCTGGCCGCACTTCGTCGAGACCATCGGCCGTCCGGACCTGCTCGAGCGCTTCCCCGACCCCGCACCCGAGCAGAGCGACGCGATCCGCGAGGAGCTGGCGCGGCACTTCGCCACCCGGCCGCGTGAAGACTGGTCGGCGCGGCTGCGCGCCTCGAACTGCATCTGGGGCCCCTTGCAGACGCCGCTCGAGCTGCCCGACGACCCGCAGGTGCAGGCCAACGGCTACCTGCTCGACGCCGGCAGCGTGCGCCTGTGCGCGAGCCCCGTCCAGTTCGGCGGCGCACCGCCCACCGTCCGCTGGCCCGCGCAGGAGACCGGCGCCGCCACGGAGGAGGTGCTGCAGGAGCTCGGCTGCTCA is a window from the Deltaproteobacteria bacterium genome containing:
- a CDS encoding CoA transferase; amino-acid sequence: MTRVLDGIRVLEVAEWGFVPSAGTVLGDWGAEVIKVEHPRFGDPIRGLITGGLIPGASGRNFIVEQLGRNKRSIGLDLAKPAGRELLDRFVASVDVFLTSFLDDARERLHLTYDDLRRVNPRLIYARGHGQGQRGPDARRGGYDGVSFWARGGIADRLSATGQPHVTQRPAFGDFIGGACIAGGVAAALFRRERTGEGCEVDVSLLGTAVWVLSPDITAALMYGFMLPSSGDMPRAPNPLVGPYVCADGKPIVLMMLQVGRFWPHFVETIGRPDLLERFPDPAPEQSDAIREELARHFATRPREDWSARLRASNCIWGPLQTPLELPDDPQVQANGYLLDAGSVRLCASPVQFGGAPPTVRWPAQETGAATEEVLQELGCSWEEIARWKDAGVIS